Proteins from a genomic interval of uncultured Methanocorpusculum sp.:
- a CDS encoding ACT domain-containing protein: MNKTIITVFGKDAVGIIAKVCTYLSNNHINVEDISQTIVQGYFNMMMIVDTSSSAVPFGDMARDLEQIGQEIGVHIRCQREEIFEKMHRI, encoded by the coding sequence ATGAACAAAACCATCATCACCGTCTTTGGAAAGGATGCGGTCGGCATCATTGCAAAAGTATGTACCTATTTATCGAATAATCATATCAATGTCGAAGATATATCACAGACAATCGTTCAGGGATACTTCAATATGATGATGATCGTCGACACCAGCAGTTCTGCGGTGCCTTTCGGCGATATGGCCCGCGATCTTGAACAGATCGGTCAGGAGATCGGTGTCCACATCAGATGTCAGCGCGAAGAGATCTTCGAAAAGATGCACCGCATCTAA